The Acomys russatus chromosome 1, mAcoRus1.1, whole genome shotgun sequence genome has a window encoding:
- the Btbd6 gene encoding BTB/POZ domain-containing protein 6 isoform X3: MLLPLACLHGRVAQCLTSLLVLAEPLPRPRRGPKACSAVPISVEAAPAGVKMAAELYPPASASPATATDIANSNAADVAVSRKVGLCCPPCLAPAPLPPLPTPPLPDNNNPESPNWQSFHPTLRERNALMFNNELMADVHFIVGALGAARRVPAHKYVLAVGSSVFYAMFYGDLAEVKSEIHIPDVEPAAFLVLLNPRDLSPCWTPNISSTTLT; encoded by the exons ATGCTGCTGCCGCTGGCCTGCCTTCATGGGCGGGTGGCGCAGTGCCTAACCTCCCTGCTGGTGCTCGCAGAGCCGCTGCCCAGGCCCCGGCGCGGCCCGAAAGCGTGTAGCGCGGTGCCGATCAGCGTGGAGGCCGCCCCGGCAGGAGTGAAGATGGCCGCGGAACTGTACCCGCCCGCCAGTGCCTCCCCAGCTACTGCCACTGACATCGCCAACAGCAACGCGGCGGACGTGGCTGTGAGCAGGAAGGTCGGCCTTTGCTGCCCGCCCTGCCTGGCACCCGCCCCACTGCCGCCCTTGCCCACGCCACCCTTGCCAGACAACAACAATCCCGAGAGCCCCAACTGGCAGTCCTTCCACCCTACACTGCGCGAGAG GAATGCGCTCATGTTCAACAACGAGCTGATGGCTGACGTCCACTTCATCGTGGGGGCTCTGGGGGCAGCAAGGCGCGTCCCCGCCCACAAG TACGTCTTGGCTGTTGGCAGCTCTGTCTTCTATGCCATGTTTTACGGGGATCTTGCAGAAGTCAAGTCAGAAATCCACATTCCAGACGTGGAGCCTGCCGCCTTTCTGGTCTTGTTAAA TCCCAGGGATCTGTCGCCTTGCTGGACTCCCAATATTTCTTCCACTACCCTCACCTGA
- the Btbd6 gene encoding BTB/POZ domain-containing protein 6 isoform X1 gives MLLPLACLHGRVAQCLTSLLVLAEPLPRPRRGPKACSAVPISVEAAPAGVKMAAELYPPASASPATATDIANSNAADVAVSRKVGLCCPPCLAPAPLPPLPTPPLPDNNNPESPNWQSFHPTLRERNALMFNNELMADVHFIVGALGAARRVPAHKYVLAVGSSVFYAMFYGDLAEVKSEIHIPDVEPAAFLVLLKYMYSDEIDLEADTVLATLYAAKKYIVPALAKACVNFLETSLEAKNACVLLSQSRLFEEPELTQRCWEVIDAQAEMALRSEGFCEIDRQTLEIIVTREALNTKEAVVFEAVLNWAEAECKRQGLPVTPHNKRHVLGRALYLVRIPTMTLEEFANGAAQSDILTLEETHNIFLWYTAAKKPLLDFPLTKRKGLAPQRCHRFQSSAYRSNQWRYRGRCDSIQFAVDRRVFIAGLGLYGSSSGKAEYSVKIELKRLGMVLAQNLTKFVSDGSSNTFPVWFEHPVQVEQDTFYTASAVLDGSELSYFGQEGMTEVQCGKVAFQFQCSSDSTNGTGVQGGQIPELIFYA, from the exons ATGCTGCTGCCGCTGGCCTGCCTTCATGGGCGGGTGGCGCAGTGCCTAACCTCCCTGCTGGTGCTCGCAGAGCCGCTGCCCAGGCCCCGGCGCGGCCCGAAAGCGTGTAGCGCGGTGCCGATCAGCGTGGAGGCCGCCCCGGCAGGAGTGAAGATGGCCGCGGAACTGTACCCGCCCGCCAGTGCCTCCCCAGCTACTGCCACTGACATCGCCAACAGCAACGCGGCGGACGTGGCTGTGAGCAGGAAGGTCGGCCTTTGCTGCCCGCCCTGCCTGGCACCCGCCCCACTGCCGCCCTTGCCCACGCCACCCTTGCCAGACAACAACAATCCCGAGAGCCCCAACTGGCAGTCCTTCCACCCTACACTGCGCGAGAG GAATGCGCTCATGTTCAACAACGAGCTGATGGCTGACGTCCACTTCATCGTGGGGGCTCTGGGGGCAGCAAGGCGCGTCCCCGCCCACAAG TACGTCTTGGCTGTTGGCAGCTCTGTCTTCTATGCCATGTTTTACGGGGATCTTGCAGAAGTCAAGTCAGAAATCCACATTCCAGACGTGGAGCCTGCCGCCTTTCTGGTCTTGTTAAA GTACATGTACAGTGATGAGATTGATCTGGAGGCGGACACAGTGCTCGCCACTCTGTATGCTGCTAAGAAGTACATTGTGCCTGCGCTAGCCAAGGCCTGTGTCAACTTTCTGGAGACAAGTTTGGAAGCCAAAAATGCCTGTGTCCTGCTATCCCAGAGCCGACTGTTTGAGGAGCCTGAACTGACCCAGCGATGCTGGGAAGTCATCGATGCACAGGCTGAAATGGCCCTGCGGTCTGAAGGCTTCTGTGAAATTGACCGGCAGACGCTGGAGATCATTGTGACCAGGGAGGCCCTCAACACCAAGGAGGCTGTGGTCTTTGAGGCGGTCCTGAactgggctgaggcagagtgcAAGAGACAGGGCCTCCCAGTCACCCCTCACAACAAGAGGCATGTATTGGGAAGAGCCCTCTACCTGGTCCGAATTCCAACTATGACCCTGGAGGAGTTTGCCAATGGTGCTGCCCAGTCAGATATCCTGACCTTAGAGGAGACCCACAACATCTTCCTTTGGTACACAGCTGCCAAAAAGCCTCTCCTTGACTTCCCCCTGACCAAGAGGAAGGGCCTTGCTCCACAGAGGTGCCACCGCTTCCAGTCTTCTGCCTATCGAAGTAACCAGTGGAGGTATCGTGGGCGCTGCGACAGCATCCAGTTTGCAGTGGACAGAAGGGTGTTCATTGCTGGGCTGGGCTTGTATGGGTCCAGTTCTGGGAAGGCTGAGTACAGTGTGAAGATTGAACTCAAGCGGCTAGGGATGGTGCTGGCTCAGAATCTCACCAAGTTTGTTTCAGATGGATCCAGCAACACATTCCCAGTCTGGTTTGAGCACCCGGTCCAGGTAGAGCAGGACACCTTCTACACTGCCAGTGCTGTCCTGGATGGCAGTGAGCTCAGCTACTTTGGGCAAGAAGGAATGACGGAAGTGCAGTGTGGAAAGGTGGCCTTCCAGTTCCAGTGCTCCTCAGACAGCACCAACGGGACTGGAGTCCAGGGTGGACAGATTCCAGAGCTCATCTTCTATGCCTGA
- the Btbd6 gene encoding BTB/POZ domain-containing protein 6 isoform X2, with the protein MFYGDLAEVKSEIHIPDVEPAAFLVLLKYMYSDEIDLEADTVLATLYAAKKYIVPALAKACVNFLETSLEAKNACVLLSQSRLFEEPELTQRCWEVIDAQAEMALRSEGFCEIDRQTLEIIVTREALNTKEAVVFEAVLNWAEAECKRQGLPVTPHNKRHVLGRALYLVRIPTMTLEEFANGAAQSDILTLEETHNIFLWYTAAKKPLLDFPLTKRKGLAPQRCHRFQSSAYRSNQWRYRGRCDSIQFAVDRRVFIAGLGLYGSSSGKAEYSVKIELKRLGMVLAQNLTKFVSDGSSNTFPVWFEHPVQVEQDTFYTASAVLDGSELSYFGQEGMTEVQCGKVAFQFQCSSDSTNGTGVQGGQIPELIFYA; encoded by the exons ATGTTTTACGGGGATCTTGCAGAAGTCAAGTCAGAAATCCACATTCCAGACGTGGAGCCTGCCGCCTTTCTGGTCTTGTTAAA GTACATGTACAGTGATGAGATTGATCTGGAGGCGGACACAGTGCTCGCCACTCTGTATGCTGCTAAGAAGTACATTGTGCCTGCGCTAGCCAAGGCCTGTGTCAACTTTCTGGAGACAAGTTTGGAAGCCAAAAATGCCTGTGTCCTGCTATCCCAGAGCCGACTGTTTGAGGAGCCTGAACTGACCCAGCGATGCTGGGAAGTCATCGATGCACAGGCTGAAATGGCCCTGCGGTCTGAAGGCTTCTGTGAAATTGACCGGCAGACGCTGGAGATCATTGTGACCAGGGAGGCCCTCAACACCAAGGAGGCTGTGGTCTTTGAGGCGGTCCTGAactgggctgaggcagagtgcAAGAGACAGGGCCTCCCAGTCACCCCTCACAACAAGAGGCATGTATTGGGAAGAGCCCTCTACCTGGTCCGAATTCCAACTATGACCCTGGAGGAGTTTGCCAATGGTGCTGCCCAGTCAGATATCCTGACCTTAGAGGAGACCCACAACATCTTCCTTTGGTACACAGCTGCCAAAAAGCCTCTCCTTGACTTCCCCCTGACCAAGAGGAAGGGCCTTGCTCCACAGAGGTGCCACCGCTTCCAGTCTTCTGCCTATCGAAGTAACCAGTGGAGGTATCGTGGGCGCTGCGACAGCATCCAGTTTGCAGTGGACAGAAGGGTGTTCATTGCTGGGCTGGGCTTGTATGGGTCCAGTTCTGGGAAGGCTGAGTACAGTGTGAAGATTGAACTCAAGCGGCTAGGGATGGTGCTGGCTCAGAATCTCACCAAGTTTGTTTCAGATGGATCCAGCAACACATTCCCAGTCTGGTTTGAGCACCCGGTCCAGGTAGAGCAGGACACCTTCTACACTGCCAGTGCTGTCCTGGATGGCAGTGAGCTCAGCTACTTTGGGCAAGAAGGAATGACGGAAGTGCAGTGTGGAAAGGTGGCCTTCCAGTTCCAGTGCTCCTCAGACAGCACCAACGGGACTGGAGTCCAGGGTGGACAGATTCCAGAGCTCATCTTCTATGCCTGA